A region of the Homalodisca vitripennis isolate AUS2020 unplaced genomic scaffold, UT_GWSS_2.1 ScUCBcl_7082;HRSCAF=14600, whole genome shotgun sequence genome:
ATAATAAAAACTTGTTGTCAGGTGGACAAATGCTCATTAACGTACACCTTGTTGGCAGGATAGGCTGGGTTGATATTTCTTGCAGTGAGGTTCCTACTGTCCCTGAACTTGGCGATCCAAGTATCTCTCATCATCTTGGTCTGGAACTGGACCACCAGTGATGGGATGCGGTCTCGCTTAAATGACGGAATTCTATGAGCCGCCGCCACCTGGTTGTCTTCCACCGTCATTCCAATCGCTGCTCCTAGGTCCTTAACAATCCTGGAGACATCCTCTCTTGGTGTTTCGGGTATCCCGCTTACTTCAATATTTGTTCTTCTAGAATATTGTTCAGAGATCCTGATTTTCTCCTTAAGTCCATCGACATCACTCTGCAGttcgttacatttcttttttaactcGCTGTTCTCCTTCACCAAAATACTCATCTCAGATTGAATAGACTTCATTGTTGTATTAGAAGTATCTACAGCATTGGATAGGAACTCCAGAGATACTTTTACTTCCGAGATTTCTTTATTGAAATTCCTCATCTCATCAAACATGTCCTTCTTAAACTGTTCCATTACATTAATGAGGAATTCCTTAGTCAGCGATGACGTAGTTGCGGCTGAGTTTGACACTGCCAGCTTGAGATGCTGAATTTCTGCACACATTACATAGCCACTCTTTACTTGCGGAACGCGTTTTTTTATATTCCACATTATCCTTAACGCAA
Encoded here:
- the LOC124374044 gene encoding uncharacterized protein LOC124374044, which encodes MCAEIQHLKLAVSNSAATTSSLTKEFLINVMEQFKKDMFDEMRNFNKEISEVKVSLEFLSNAVDTSNTTMKSIQSEMSILVKENSELKKKCNELQSDVDGLKEKIRISEQYSRRTNIEVSGIPETPREDVSRIVKDLGAAIGMTVEDNQVAAAHRIPSFKRDRIPSLVVQFQTKMMRDTWIAKFRDSRNLTARNINPAYPANKVYVNEHLST